A region of Neovison vison isolate M4711 chromosome 7, ASM_NN_V1, whole genome shotgun sequence DNA encodes the following proteins:
- the NUCB2 gene encoding nucleobindin-2 isoform X1 has product MMWRTILLRYCFLLVSCLLNALEAVPIDIDKTKVKNTQPVDSAKIEPPDTGLYYDEYLKQVIDVLETDNHFREKLQKADIEEIKSGRLSKELDLVSHHVRTKLDELKRQEVARLRMLIKAKLDSLQDTGIDHHALLKQFDHLNHLNPDKFESTDLDMLIKAATSDLEHYDKTRHEEFKKYEMMKEHERREYLKTLNEEKRKEEESKFEEMRKKHENHPKVNHPGSKDQLKEVWEETDGLDPNDFDPKTFFKLHDVNNDGFLDEQELEALFTKELEKVYDPKNEEDDMIEMEEERLRMREHVMNEVDANKDRLVTLDEFLKATEKKEFLEPDSWETLDQQQLFTEEELKEYENLISLQENELKKKADELQKQKEELQRQHDQLEAQKLEYHQVVQQMEQKKLQQEIPPSGPGGELKFQPHI; this is encoded by the exons ATGATGTGGAGGACCATCTTACTACGATATTGTTTTCTCTTGGTTTCCTGTCTACTTAATGCTCTTGAAGCTGTGCCTATAGACATAGACaagacaaaagtaaaaaatactcAACCTGTGGACAGCGCAAAGATAGAACCACCA GATACTGGACTTTATTATGACGAATATCTTAAGCAAGTGATTGATGTGCTGGAAACAGATAATCATTTCAGAGAAAAGCTCCAGAAAGCAGACATAGAGGAAATAAAG AGTGGGAGGCTAAGCAAAGAACTGGATTTAGTAAGTCACCATGTGAGGACAAAACTTGATGAGCTGAAAAGGCAAGAAGTGGCAAGGTTAAGAATGCTAATTAAAGCTAAATTGGATTCTCTTCAAG ataCAGGCATAGACCACCATGCTCTTCTAAAACAATTTGATCACCTAAACCACCTGAACCCTGACAAGTTTGAATCTACAGATTTAGATATGCTCATCAAAGCG GCCACAAGTGATCTAGAACACTATGATAAGACTCgacatgaagaatttaaaaaatatgaaatgatgaAGGAACATGAAAggagagaatatttaaaaacactgaatgaagaaaagagaaaagaagaagaatctaaatttgaagaaatgaggaaaaagcaTGAAAATCATCCCAAAGTTAATCATCCA GGAAGCAAAGATCAACTAAAAGAGGTATGGGAAGAGACTGATGGATTGGATCCTAATGACTTTGACCCCAAGACATTTTTCAAATTACATG ATGTCAATAATGATGGCTTCCTGGATGAACAAGAATTAGAAGCCCTATTTACTAAAGAG ttgGAGAAAGTATATGACCCCAAAAATGAGGAGGATGATATGATAGAAATGGAGGAGGAACGGCTTAGAATGAGGGAACATGTAATGAATGAg gttgATGCTAACAAAGACCGATTAGTGACTCTGGACGAGTTTTTGAAagctacagaaaaaaaggaattcttggAGCCAGATAGCTGGGAG acaTTGGATCAGCAACAGCTCTTTACAgaggaagaactgaaagaatatgaaaatctTATCTCCTTACAAGAAAATGAACTTAAGAAAAAGGCAGACGAACTtcagaaacaaaaggaagagcTACAGCGTCAGCATGACCAACTTGAGGCTCAGAAGCTGGAATATCATCAG GTTGTACAGCAGATggaacaaaaaaaattacaacaagaAATTCCTCCATCAGGGCCTGGTGGAGAATTGAAGTTCCAGCCAC acATTTAA
- the NUCB2 gene encoding nucleobindin-2 isoform X3, which yields MQGWKSFEKHYCLFLNLKDTGLYYDEYLKQVIDVLETDNHFREKLQKADIEEIKSGRLSKELDLVSHHVRTKLDELKRQEVARLRMLIKAKLDSLQDTGIDHHALLKQFDHLNHLNPDKFESTDLDMLIKAATSDLEHYDKTRHEEFKKYEMMKEHERREYLKTLNEEKRKEEESKFEEMRKKHENHPKVNHPGSKDQLKEVWEETDGLDPNDFDPKTFFKLHDVNNDGFLDEQELEALFTKELEKVYDPKNEEDDMIEMEEERLRMREHVMNEVDANKDRLVTLDEFLKATEKKEFLEPDSWETLDQQQLFTEEELKEYENLISLQENELKKKADELQKQKEELQRQHDQLEAQKLEYHQVVQQMEQKKLQQEIPPSGPGGELKFQPHI from the exons ATGCAGGGATGGAAAAGCTTTGAGAAACattattgtttgtttcttaatttgAAGGATACTGGACTTTATTATGACGAATATCTTAAGCAAGTGATTGATGTGCTGGAAACAGATAATCATTTCAGAGAAAAGCTCCAGAAAGCAGACATAGAGGAAATAAAG AGTGGGAGGCTAAGCAAAGAACTGGATTTAGTAAGTCACCATGTGAGGACAAAACTTGATGAGCTGAAAAGGCAAGAAGTGGCAAGGTTAAGAATGCTAATTAAAGCTAAATTGGATTCTCTTCAAG ataCAGGCATAGACCACCATGCTCTTCTAAAACAATTTGATCACCTAAACCACCTGAACCCTGACAAGTTTGAATCTACAGATTTAGATATGCTCATCAAAGCG GCCACAAGTGATCTAGAACACTATGATAAGACTCgacatgaagaatttaaaaaatatgaaatgatgaAGGAACATGAAAggagagaatatttaaaaacactgaatgaagaaaagagaaaagaagaagaatctaaatttgaagaaatgaggaaaaagcaTGAAAATCATCCCAAAGTTAATCATCCA GGAAGCAAAGATCAACTAAAAGAGGTATGGGAAGAGACTGATGGATTGGATCCTAATGACTTTGACCCCAAGACATTTTTCAAATTACATG ATGTCAATAATGATGGCTTCCTGGATGAACAAGAATTAGAAGCCCTATTTACTAAAGAG ttgGAGAAAGTATATGACCCCAAAAATGAGGAGGATGATATGATAGAAATGGAGGAGGAACGGCTTAGAATGAGGGAACATGTAATGAATGAg gttgATGCTAACAAAGACCGATTAGTGACTCTGGACGAGTTTTTGAAagctacagaaaaaaaggaattcttggAGCCAGATAGCTGGGAG acaTTGGATCAGCAACAGCTCTTTACAgaggaagaactgaaagaatatgaaaatctTATCTCCTTACAAGAAAATGAACTTAAGAAAAAGGCAGACGAACTtcagaaacaaaaggaagagcTACAGCGTCAGCATGACCAACTTGAGGCTCAGAAGCTGGAATATCATCAG GTTGTACAGCAGATggaacaaaaaaaattacaacaagaAATTCCTCCATCAGGGCCTGGTGGAGAATTGAAGTTCCAGCCAC acATTTAA
- the NUCB2 gene encoding nucleobindin-2 isoform X2 — protein sequence MMWRTILLRYCFLLVSCLLNALEAVPIDIDKTKVKNTQPVDSAKIEPPDTGLYYDEYLKQVIDVLETDNHFREKLQKADIEEIKSGRLSKELDLVSHHVRTKLDELKRQEVARLRMLIKAKLDSLQDTGIDHHALLKQFDHLNHLNPDKFESTDLDMLIKAATSDLEHYDKTRHEEFKKYEMMKEHERREYLKTLNEEKRKEEESKFEEMRKKHENHPKVNHPGSKDQLKEVWEETDGLDPNDFDPKTFFKLHDVNNDGFLDEQELEALFTKELEKVYDPKNEEDDMIEMEEERLRMREHVMNEVDANKDRLVTLDEFLKATEKKEFLEPDSWETLDQQQLFTEEELKEYENLISLQENELKKKADELQKQKEELQRQHDQLEAQKLEYHQVVQQMEQKKLQQEIPPSGPGGELKFQPRM from the exons ATGATGTGGAGGACCATCTTACTACGATATTGTTTTCTCTTGGTTTCCTGTCTACTTAATGCTCTTGAAGCTGTGCCTATAGACATAGACaagacaaaagtaaaaaatactcAACCTGTGGACAGCGCAAAGATAGAACCACCA GATACTGGACTTTATTATGACGAATATCTTAAGCAAGTGATTGATGTGCTGGAAACAGATAATCATTTCAGAGAAAAGCTCCAGAAAGCAGACATAGAGGAAATAAAG AGTGGGAGGCTAAGCAAAGAACTGGATTTAGTAAGTCACCATGTGAGGACAAAACTTGATGAGCTGAAAAGGCAAGAAGTGGCAAGGTTAAGAATGCTAATTAAAGCTAAATTGGATTCTCTTCAAG ataCAGGCATAGACCACCATGCTCTTCTAAAACAATTTGATCACCTAAACCACCTGAACCCTGACAAGTTTGAATCTACAGATTTAGATATGCTCATCAAAGCG GCCACAAGTGATCTAGAACACTATGATAAGACTCgacatgaagaatttaaaaaatatgaaatgatgaAGGAACATGAAAggagagaatatttaaaaacactgaatgaagaaaagagaaaagaagaagaatctaaatttgaagaaatgaggaaaaagcaTGAAAATCATCCCAAAGTTAATCATCCA GGAAGCAAAGATCAACTAAAAGAGGTATGGGAAGAGACTGATGGATTGGATCCTAATGACTTTGACCCCAAGACATTTTTCAAATTACATG ATGTCAATAATGATGGCTTCCTGGATGAACAAGAATTAGAAGCCCTATTTACTAAAGAG ttgGAGAAAGTATATGACCCCAAAAATGAGGAGGATGATATGATAGAAATGGAGGAGGAACGGCTTAGAATGAGGGAACATGTAATGAATGAg gttgATGCTAACAAAGACCGATTAGTGACTCTGGACGAGTTTTTGAAagctacagaaaaaaaggaattcttggAGCCAGATAGCTGGGAG acaTTGGATCAGCAACAGCTCTTTACAgaggaagaactgaaagaatatgaaaatctTATCTCCTTACAAGAAAATGAACTTAAGAAAAAGGCAGACGAACTtcagaaacaaaaggaagagcTACAGCGTCAGCATGACCAACTTGAGGCTCAGAAGCTGGAATATCATCAG GTTGTACAGCAGATggaacaaaaaaaattacaacaagaAATTCCTCCATCAGGGCCTGGTGGAGAATTGAAGTTCCAGCCACGTatgtaa